The sequence below is a genomic window from Deltaproteobacteria bacterium.
AACAGGATGGCCCAGACCAGGGTGTTTACCGACCGGGAAGAGACCAGGATCAAACGGGCCAGCCAGTTCAGAATTCCGGAACGGGTGATGTTGGAGGCCCCCATCAGGCCCACGGGCACGGACAGGAATATGGCCAGGAGAGTGCCCAGACCGGCGATGTTCAGGGTTTCGATCAGGGCCTCGTGGACGCCCTGGGACGTGTAGGAAGGCCAGTCAGGCGGCCACATCCTGCGGAACAGGTCGGCCATCTGCTCGGGGGCGTCCCAGAGGAACTCCGGGATGATCTGGACCGTCTTCAGTGAAAAGACGAACAGGGCCACGGTCCCCAGATACACGGAGAACCGGGCCAGTCGCTCGGCCATGGTGAACCGCTGCCAGCGGCGGGCCTCAGTCATTGAAGACCGCCTTGATCCGGATGGCCACGGACTCCCCGACCATGATCAGGGCGATGATGGCGATGAGGATGGCCGCCAGGAAATCGTAGTCGAAACGCTGGAAGGCCGCGAACAGGGTCCCCCCGATGCCCCCGGCCCCGACGATGCCGATCATGGTCGAATTCCGGAGGTTGGCGTCGAACTGATAGGTGGAAAAGCCGATGAACCGGTTCAGGACCTGGGGCAGGACGGCGAAGATGAGGACCGAGGCGAATGGTGCTCCGGCGGCCTTGGTGGCCTCAACGGGCTTCAGGCTGATCTCCTCGATGGCCTCGGCAAAGAGTTTACCGATGAACCCGATGGAGGCGAAGATCAGGGTCAAAATGCCGGCCAAAGGCCCGAAACCAACAGCCTTGACGAACAGGATGGCGAAGATGACCGGATGGAAGGACCGGCAGATGACTATGACACCCCGGGCCGGCCAGGTCAGCCAGGACGGCATCAGGTTCCGGGCCGCGCACAGGCCAATGGGCAGGGAGAGGAGAACTCCAAAGGCCGAGGCGATGACCGCGATCTCCACTGTCTCCACCAGATTCTCCAGCAGAAGCCGCCACCGCTCGAAATTGGGGGGGACCATCTCCGAAAGGAACTTGGC
It includes:
- a CDS encoding phosphonate ABC transporter, permease protein PhnE produces the protein MTEARRWQRFTMAERLARFSVYLGTVALFVFSLKTVQIIPEFLWDAPEQMADLFRRMWPPDWPSYTSQGVHEALIETLNIAGLGTLLAIFLSVPVGLMGASNITRSGILNWLARLILVSSRSVNTLVWAIL
- the phnE gene encoding phosphonate ABC transporter, permease protein PhnE, with amino-acid sequence MSTAGVERRPFRPNWAARAGWVLALAYFIYAASALDFTWARFIQGLDNGAKFLSEMVPPNFERWRLLLENLVETVEIAVIASAFGVLLSLPIGLCAARNLMPSWLTWPARGVIVICRSFHPVIFAILFVKAVGFGPLAGILTLIFASIGFIGKLFAEAIEEISLKPVEATKAAGAPFASVLIFAVLPQVLNRFIGFSTYQFDANLRNSTMIGIVGAGGIGGTLFAAFQRFDYDFLAAILIAIIALIMVGESVAIRIKAVFND